The proteins below come from a single Molothrus ater isolate BHLD 08-10-18 breed brown headed cowbird chromosome 3, BPBGC_Mater_1.1, whole genome shotgun sequence genomic window:
- the NT5C1B gene encoding cytosolic 5'-nucleotidase 1B, whose amino-acid sequence MSGSGPEEPSQASEEDRQQEAEQDWAAAKAFYDNLVTQRPRPPKPQNAITVAVSSRALFNLVEEQRIYVEQGVEKYVEYQQKNENIILKPGPAFYFVKALEHVNTRLLELYPDDEERFDIVLMTNNHAQVGVRLINSINHYGLTIERFCMTGGESPIGYLTAYLTNLYLSADSDKVQEAIEAGIASATMFTANKDVVYSDTQLRVAFDGDAVIFSDESEQIFKEQGLDRFFEHEQLNENKPLAQGPLKGFLEDLGKLQKKFYAKNERLNCPIRTYLVTARSAASSGARVLKTLRSWGLEIDEALFLAGAPKGPILVKIRPHIFFDDQMFHIEGAQKLGAIAAHVPYGIAQKYQKST is encoded by the exons ATGAGCGGCTCCGGCCCGGAGGAGCCCAGCCAGGCGTCGGAGGAGGACCGGCAGCAGGAGGCCGAGCAGGACTGGGCGGCGGCCAAGGCTTTCTACGACAATCTGGTTACCCAGAGGCCCCGGCCG CCCAAGCCCCAGAACGCCATCACGGTGGCCGTGTCCTCCCGAGCCCTCTTCAACCTGGTCGAGGAGCAGCGTATCTACGTAGAGCAGGGCGTGGAGAAGTACGTGGAGTACCAGCAGAAAAACGAGAACATCATCCTCAAGCCCGGACCGGCGTTCTACTTCGTCAAG GCACTGGAGCATGTCAATACCCGGCTTCTTGAGCTGTATCCTGATGATGAAGAACGGTTTGATATTGTCCTGATGACTAATAACCATGCTCAAGTGGGAGTGAGGCTCATAAACAGCATCAATCACTAtg GCTTAACAATTGAACGTTTCTGTATGACGGGAGGAGAGAGCCCCATTGGTTACCTGACTGCGTACCTCACGAACCTGTACCTCTCAGCAGATTCTGACAAAGTGCAGGAAGCTATAGAAGCAG GCATTGCATCAGCTACGATGTTCACTGCTAACAAAGATGTTGTTTACTCGGATACACAGCTAAGGGTGGCTTTTGATGGGGATGCTGTTATCTTTTCTGATGAATCAGAACAGATTTTCAAAGAGCAAGGATTAGATCGATTTTTTGAACATGAACAGCTGAATGAAAATAAGCCTCTTGCACAG GGTCCTTTGAAGGGTTTTCTGGAAGACCTGGGGAAGCTCCAGAAGAAGTTCTATGCAAAAAATGAACGACTAAATTGTCCTATAAGGACCTACCTGGTCACAGCCAGAAGCGCAGCGAGCTCTGGAGCCAGAGTGCTGAAGACTCTCCGTAGCTGGGGTCTGGAGATTGATGAGGCGCTTTTCCTAGCAGGAGCACCGAAAGGACCAATCCTGGTGAAAATCCGCCCTCACATTTTTTTTGATGACCAGATGTTCCACATTGAAGGAGCACAGAAATTAGGCGCCATAGCCGCACATGTCCCCTATGGCATTGCTCAGAAGTACCAAAAATCTACATGA
- the RDH14 gene encoding retinol dehydrogenase 14, with protein MAAALPALVLGGGLLVAAWRWLRGAARPGRGGSMRGKTVIITGANSGLGRAAAAELLRMRARVIMGCRDRARAERAAREIRAEVGERADGGGELVVRELDLASLRSVRAFCHRVLQEESRLDVLINNAGIFQCPYMKTEDGFEMQFGVNHLGHFLLTNLLLGLLKNSAPSRIVVVSSKLYKYGEINFEDLNSEISYNKSFCYSRSKLANILFARELARRLEGTGVTVNSLHPGIVRTNLGRHVNIPLLAKPLFNLVSWAFFKTPLEGAQTSIYLASSPDVEGVSGKYFGDCKEEELLPKAMDDLVARKLWDISEVMVGLLK; from the exons ATGGccgcggcgctgccggcgctgGTGCTGGGCGGGGGGCTGCTGGTGGCCGCCTGGCGCTGGCTGCGGGGCGCGGCGCGGCCCGGGCGCGGGGGCTCCATGCGGGGCAAGACCGTCATCATCACCGGCGCCAACAGCGGGCTaggccgggcggcggcggccgagcTGCTGCGGATGCGGGCCCGCGTCATCATGGGCTGCCGCGACCGGGCGCGGGCCGAGCGGGCGGCCCGCGAGATCCGGGCCGAGGTGGGCGAGCGGGCGGACGGCGGGGGCGAGCTGGTGGTGCGGGAGCTGGACCTGGCCTCGCTGCGCTCCGTGCGCGCCTTCTGCCACCGCGTCCTGCAG gAAGAGTCAAGGCTGGATGTTCTGATAAATAATGCAGGGATATTCCAGTGTCCATACATGAAGACAGAGGATGGTTTTGAGATGCAATTTGGTGTAAACCACTTGGGCCACTTCTTGCTCACCAACCTTCTTCTGGGCCTTCTCAAAAATTCTGCCCCAAGCAGAATTGTTGTAGTGTCCTCAAAGCTTTACAAATATGGAGAGATCAACTTTGAAGACTTGAACAGTGAAATAAGCTACAACAAAAGCTTTTGTTACAGCCGAAGTAAACTGGCCAACATCTTATTTGCCAGGGAGCTGGCCCGTCGGCTGGAAGGGACAGGAGTCACCGTCAACTCCCTTCATCCTGGGATTGTCAGAACAAATCTGGGCAGACATGTGAATATTCCTTTGCTGGCCAAACCTCTGTTCAACTTGGTGTCGTGGGCTTTCTTCAAAACGCCTCTGGAAGGAGCCCAGACATCTATTTATTTGGCCTCTTCTCCTGACGTCGAGGGCGTGTCAGGAAAGTATTTTGGAGACTGCAaagaggaagaacttcttcctaaagCCATGGATGACTTGGTTGCAAGAAAATTGTGGGATATCAGTGAAGTGATGGTTGGCTTACTGAAGTAA